The Vicingaceae bacterium genome contains the following window.
TGGTACCCATACCTATGGAAGAATATAAACGACGGTATTCTTTTTCAAATCGTTCTCTTACCAACATATTGTATTGTGGTTGCTCCATCCGTGGCCCAATCAAATGGTTTTCACGGGCTATGGCATGCGCTTCCATAATTTGTTGGGCACTCCACTCCGACGTTCCCCAATATAAAATTTTGCCTTGTTGAATCAAAACATTCATGGCATAGACCGTTTCTTCAATGGGTGTTTTTTCATCCGGTCTATGACAAAAAAACAAATCGAGATATTCTACTTGCAAGCGTTTGAGAGCTGCCTCGCAAGCTTCTTTTATTCTTTTGGCATTTAATCCTTTTTGATTAGGACCTTTACCACCCCAAAAAACTTTGCTTGAAACCAAATAAGTATCTCTGGGCCATTTAAATTTTTTCAAAATTTTGCCCATCACTTCTTCACTCTTCCCTTGAGCATACACTTCAGCATTATCAAAAAAATTCACACCGGCATCATAAGCCGTTTTCATCAATTTTTCCGATGTCGTTTGATCAATTTGGTTGCCGAAGGTAACCCAAGAACCAAAAGATAATTCACTCACCTCTATCCCCCACTTACCTAACAATCTATACTTCATATTACTTTAATTTTCACTCAAAAATTTTTGAATTTCCCTTTTTACAAAATCAGGATTTTCTATATAGGTAAAATGTACTGATCCGGGAACATTATGGACCAATATGTTTTTACAAGCTGCTTGATATTCTTCGGCTGTTGGTAATGAAAGAAAATCGAGATCTCCTCTGAACATCAATATCGGTTCTGCGATTTTTTCGGCTTGAGAAGTTAAATCATATTTCAAAAGAGCTTTTTCATTCATACTTTTGATAAATTCCAAATTTTTTAATTCTTGTGCATTTAAGCGAATGTCTTTTAAAAGATAATCTTTAGCCAAGGGGTCAATCAATTGAGACATTTCCAATGAAAAAACCTTCATAACTGCAGCAGAATCCCCTTGTTTGAATTCCTTGCTTTTGTATAAATTAAATAATTCTCCTGTCATCTCTTCACTTCTTTTGCTTATCATTTCTTGCATGCGATTATTGTAAGAAATAGATGTCAATGGAAAAGGATTACTGAAAATAAGGTGTGATATTTTGTTCGGAAAAACGGATGCTGTCATTATTGCAGGGTAAAGCTCCAAAACCATGGGCAAAAATAATGCATGAATCTTTCACATATTTGTTTATCAATAGTTCAACATCTGCGGCATATTTCTCTAAACTAAACACAGAATCTTCGG
Protein-coding sequences here:
- a CDS encoding NADP-dependent aryl-alcohol dehydrogenase; translation: MKYRLLGKWGIEVSELSFGSWVTFGNQIDQTTSEKLMKTAYDAGVNFFDNAEVYAQGKSEEVMGKILKKFKWPRDTYLVSSKVFWGGKGPNQKGLNAKRIKEACEAALKRLQVEYLDLFFCHRPDEKTPIEETVYAMNVLIQQGKILYWGTSEWSAQQIMEAHAIARENHLIGPRMEQPQYNMLVRERFEKEYRRLYSSIGMGTTIWSPLASGILTGKYNDFKIPKGSRLSLKDLQWLKEKMLTKENIEKVKQLTKLASDLGCSTAQLAIAWCLKNPHVSTVILGATKVSQLKENLKSIEITDKLTEEVLQKIEDILQNKPEITLFR